One window from the genome of Lasioglossum baleicum chromosome 9, iyLasBale1, whole genome shotgun sequence encodes:
- the LOC143212309 gene encoding uncharacterized protein LOC143212309: MDFVLSLIISSILLLNSAGRFECSGVDDGTVPTPLLSSSTMEGTETTTPPGTKETIEKREVSSGFSSPDIEATKLRVPPAVDASTLKSNRTVDAEEEGTSREPLIIDLGNLPSIRVRRSDSNEFTASTTADQVGEPAAEEDEYEGSIPKINEDPTIQESAEDPSAANIREERKLESDEILEGVEQDQGRMFGGWYRRRRRSFAERRLQN; this comes from the exons ATGGACTTCGTTCTTTCCCTTATTATTAGCTCGATCCTGCTGTTAAACTCGGCGGGACGCTTCGAATGCAGTGGCGTCGACGATGGAACCGTCCCGACGCCTTTGTTGAGCTCGTCCACAATGGAAGGCACAGAGACCACCACCCCACCGGGCACGAAAGAAACGATCGAGAAGCGTGAGGTCTCTTCAGGGTTCTCGAGTCCCGATATCGAAGCCACAAAACTTCGAGTTCCTCCCGCGGTCGATGCATCAACGTTAAAGTCGAATCGAACCGTGGATGCTGAAGAGGAGGGGACTAGTCGCGAACCGTTGATCATAGATCTAGGAAATCTTCCGAGCATTCGTGTCAGACGTTCTGATTCGAACGAGTTTACAGCTAGCACGACGGCCGACCAAGTAGGTGAACCAGCAGCTGAAGAGGACGAATACGAGGGATCCATACCGAAGATTAACGAGGATCCAACGATTCAGGAATCCGCGGAGGATCCTTCCGCGGCGAACATTCGGGAAGAGAGGAAGCTGGAGTCCGACGAGATCCTTGAAGGAGTGGAGCAGGACCAGGGAAGGATGTTCGGCGGCTggtaccgtcgtcgtcgtcgatcatTCGCAGAACGAAG GTTGCAGAATTAA
- the LOC143212311 gene encoding uncharacterized protein LOC143212311, which yields MIAIAVFLALAGCSVALPVAMPSGQEPLVGVPVLIQDPAGFRPGEESSPMVYGLVLSRLSEPEPEETGNVSPIEKRSATVDDGQEADDLETAAGTYALRPLFVYRQQLAYRERVREAYRRGNRF from the exons ATG ATCGCCATCGCAGTTTTCTTGGCACTCGCCGGCTGCAGCGTCGCGCTTCCGGTGGCTATGCCGAGTGGCCAGGAACCCCTGGTCGGAGTTCCGGTTCTGATCCAAGATCCGGCTGGGTTTAGGCCGGGAGAGGAATCATCTCCGATGGTCTACGGACTTGTGCTGAGCAGATTGAGCGAGCCCGAGCCCGAGGAGACTGGCAACGTCAGCCCGATCGAGAAACGCAGCGCCACGGTGGACGATGGTCAAGAAGCCGACGACCTTGAGACCGCGGCTGGAACTTACGCCCTTCGACCTCTGTTTGTCTACAGACAACAGCTAGCGTACAGGGAGCGCGTCAGAGAGGCATATCGTCGCGGGAACCGATTCTGA